From Oryza sativa Japonica Group chromosome 4, ASM3414082v1, one genomic window encodes:
- the LOC4336744 gene encoding GDSL esterase/lipase At5g41890 isoform X1, with protein MHAACQIANALCMGIYAVVETFQCCIIQKMAVLHPPCRSSLFLVVTLLVFRSSPALPHTFFIFGDSLVDVGNNDYLVTLSKANAPPYGVDFAFSGGKPTGRFTNGRTIADVIGEALGQKSFAPPYLAANSSAEMMNSGVNYASGSSGIFDETGSFYIGRVPLGQQISYFEKTRARILEIMGEKAATGFLKKALFTVAAGSNDILEYLSPSMPFFGREKYDPSVFQDSLASNLTFYLKRLNQLGARKIVVADVGPLGCIPYVRALEFIPAGECSAFANQLTQGYNKKLKRMIYKLNQEMGPESRFVYANTYEIVMEIIQQYRQYGFENALDPCCGGSFPPFLCISIANSTSTLCNDRSKYVFWDAFHPTEAVNFIVAGKLLDGNSAVASPINVRELFQYQYK; from the exons ATGCATGCtgcatgccaaattgccaatgcCTTGTGTATGGGAATATATGCAGTTGTAGAGACGTTTCAGTGTTGCATCATACAAAAGATGGCTGTGCTTCATCCGCCCTGCCGCTCTTCCCTCTTCTTAGTAGTGACGCTGCTAGTTTTTCGTTCATCTCCAGCATTGCCTCATACTTTCTTTATCTTCGGAGACTCCCTTGTTGATGTAGGCAACAATGACTATCTTGTGACCCTCTCCAAGGCCAATGCTCCACCATATGGTGTTGATTTTGCGTTTTCTGGTGGCAAGCCAACTGGAAGGTTCACAAATGGGAGGACCATTGCCGATGTCATTG GTGAAGCCTTGGGGCAGAAATCTTTTGCTCCACCCTACTTAGCTGCAAATTCAAGTGCTGAAATGATGAACAGTGGTGTTAATTATGCCTCTGGTTCTTCTGGCATATTTGATGAGACCGGCTCTTTTTAT ATTGGAAGAGTGCCACTAGGGCAGCAAATCAGCTACTTCGAGAAAACCAGAGCTCGAATACTGGAGATCATGGGGGAGAAGGCTGCTACTGGGTTCTTGAAGAAGGCGCTGTTCACGGTTGCTGCAGGATCCAATGACATCTTGGAGTACCTTTCACCTTCCATGCCATTCTTTGGACGAGAAAAGTATGATCCTTCAGTTTTTCAGGATTCCTTGGCTTCCAACCTGACATTTTATCTGAAG CGGTTAAATCAACTTGGAGCAAGAAAAATTGTTGTTGCTGACGTTGGGCCACTGGGATGCATACCGTATGTTCGTGCTTTAGAGTTCATTCCTGCAGGGGAGTGTTCAGCATTTGCTAACCAACTCACTCAAGGTTACAACAAGAAACTGAAGAGGATGATCTACAAGCTGAACCAGGAGATGGGGCCTGAGAGTAGATTTGTTTACGCAAACACGTACGAGATCGTGATGGAAATCATTCAGCAGTACCGTCAATACG GTTTTGAGAATGCGCTGGACCCATGCTGCGGAGGCAGCTTCCCTCCATTTCTCTGCATCAGCATCGCTAACTCAACCTCCACCTTATGCAATGACCGGTCCAAGTACGTCTTCTGGGACGCGTTCCACCCGACCGAAGCCGTCAACTTCATCGTCGCCGGCAAGCTTCTCGACGGCAACTCCGCCGTTGCTTCTCCCATCAACGTCCGAGAGCTGTTCCAATACCAATACAAATGA
- the LOC4336744 gene encoding GDSL esterase/lipase At5g41890 isoform X2 → MMNSGVNYASGSSGIFDETGSFYIGRVPLGQQISYFEKTRARILEIMGEKAATGFLKKALFTVAAGSNDILEYLSPSMPFFGREKYDPSVFQDSLASNLTFYLKRLNQLGARKIVVADVGPLGCIPYVRALEFIPAGECSAFANQLTQGYNKKLKRMIYKLNQEMGPESRFVYANTYEIVMEIIQQYRQYGFENALDPCCGGSFPPFLCISIANSTSTLCNDRSKYVFWDAFHPTEAVNFIVAGKLLDGNSAVASPINVRELFQYQYK, encoded by the exons ATGATGAACAGTGGTGTTAATTATGCCTCTGGTTCTTCTGGCATATTTGATGAGACCGGCTCTTTTTAT ATTGGAAGAGTGCCACTAGGGCAGCAAATCAGCTACTTCGAGAAAACCAGAGCTCGAATACTGGAGATCATGGGGGAGAAGGCTGCTACTGGGTTCTTGAAGAAGGCGCTGTTCACGGTTGCTGCAGGATCCAATGACATCTTGGAGTACCTTTCACCTTCCATGCCATTCTTTGGACGAGAAAAGTATGATCCTTCAGTTTTTCAGGATTCCTTGGCTTCCAACCTGACATTTTATCTGAAG CGGTTAAATCAACTTGGAGCAAGAAAAATTGTTGTTGCTGACGTTGGGCCACTGGGATGCATACCGTATGTTCGTGCTTTAGAGTTCATTCCTGCAGGGGAGTGTTCAGCATTTGCTAACCAACTCACTCAAGGTTACAACAAGAAACTGAAGAGGATGATCTACAAGCTGAACCAGGAGATGGGGCCTGAGAGTAGATTTGTTTACGCAAACACGTACGAGATCGTGATGGAAATCATTCAGCAGTACCGTCAATACG GTTTTGAGAATGCGCTGGACCCATGCTGCGGAGGCAGCTTCCCTCCATTTCTCTGCATCAGCATCGCTAACTCAACCTCCACCTTATGCAATGACCGGTCCAAGTACGTCTTCTGGGACGCGTTCCACCCGACCGAAGCCGTCAACTTCATCGTCGCCGGCAAGCTTCTCGACGGCAACTCCGCCGTTGCTTCTCCCATCAACGTCCGAGAGCTGTTCCAATACCAATACAAATGA
- the LOC4336745 gene encoding uncharacterized protein isoform X2, translated as MAEEYPSVVPCFGLHPWWVPERSPDWMDSLRRFFAETPEAAVGEIGLDKGSHGKTIDFGEQVEVFQQQLELAKELNKPVSVHCVRAFGDLLEILKRTGPFPAGVLLHSYLGSAEMVSSLEILGCYFSLSGFLTGMKSTKAKKMLKSMPLDRILLETDAPDALPKLDDISLLAVPVDSSSADNGESKKDSNSRASTTSNESLNHPSNIHIVMKYVASLLEISEIELAEVTYKNATKLFSYHGSKVHNEVEAV; from the exons ATGGCCGAGGAGTACCCGTCCGTCGTCCCCTGCTTCGGCCTCCACCCATG GTGGGTACCGGAGAGATCGCCGGATTGGATGGATTCGCTCCGGCGGTTCTTCGCTGAAACACCAGAGGCGGCTGTTGGGGAG ATTGGTCTGGACAAAGGTTCACATGGAAAAACCATTGACTTTGGAGAACAG GTTGAAGTTTTCCAGCAGCAACTTGAACTTGCTAAGGAGTTGAACAAGCCTGTTTCTGTTCATTGTGTGCGCGCCTTTGGTGATCTTCTGGAGATACTAAA GAGAACTGGACCTTTCCCAGCTGGTGTGTTGCTGCATTCGTATCTAGGATCTGCAGAAATGGTGTCCAGCCTTGAAATTTTAGGCTGTTACTTTTCGTTGTCCGGCTTCCTTACAGGCATGAAATCCACGAAGGCAAAGAAAATGCTAAAATCA ATGCCCTTAGACAGAATTCTGCTAGAGACCGACGCACCGGATGCATTACCGAAATTGGATGATATTTCTCTATTAGCAGTACCTGTGGATAGCTCAAGTGCAGATAATGGAGAAAGTAAAAAAGATTCTAATTCACGGGCATCTACCACTTCAAATGAGTCTTTGAACCATCCATCTAATATCCACATT GTTATGAAGTATGTCGCCTCACTGCTTGAAATATCAGAAATAGAACTTGCTGAAGTGACATACAAGAATGCGACCAAGCTGTTCTCTTATCATGGATCCAAAGTTCACAATGAAGTGGAAGCTGTGTGA
- the LOC4336745 gene encoding uncharacterized protein isoform X3, which produces MAQAPARAASVVRLFDAHCHLQDPRVLSVAPSLIRAATAAGVARFAVNGTSEKDWHLVKQMAEEYPSVVPCFGLHPWWVPERSPDWMDSLRRFFAETPEAAVGEIGLDKGSHGKTIDFGEQVEVFQQQLELAKELNKPVSVHCVRAFGDLLEILKRTGPFPAGVLLHSYLGSAEMVSSLEILGCYFSLSGFLTGMKSTKAKKMLKSVMKYVASLLEISEIELAEVTYKNATKLFSYHGSKVHNEVEAV; this is translated from the exons ATGGCCCAGGCACCAGCGCGCGCCGCTTCCGTCGTGCGGCTCTTCGACGCGCACTGCCACCTGCAGGACCCGCGTGTGCTGTCCGTCGCCCCTTCCCTCAtacgcgccgccaccgccgccggcgtcgcgcgcTTCGCCGTCAACGGCACTTCCGAG AAAGACTGGCACCTGGTGAAGCAGATGGCCGAGGAGTACCCGTCCGTCGTCCCCTGCTTCGGCCTCCACCCATG GTGGGTACCGGAGAGATCGCCGGATTGGATGGATTCGCTCCGGCGGTTCTTCGCTGAAACACCAGAGGCGGCTGTTGGGGAG ATTGGTCTGGACAAAGGTTCACATGGAAAAACCATTGACTTTGGAGAACAG GTTGAAGTTTTCCAGCAGCAACTTGAACTTGCTAAGGAGTTGAACAAGCCTGTTTCTGTTCATTGTGTGCGCGCCTTTGGTGATCTTCTGGAGATACTAAA GAGAACTGGACCTTTCCCAGCTGGTGTGTTGCTGCATTCGTATCTAGGATCTGCAGAAATGGTGTCCAGCCTTGAAATTTTAGGCTGTTACTTTTCGTTGTCCGGCTTCCTTACAGGCATGAAATCCACGAAGGCAAAGAAAATGCTAAAATCA GTTATGAAGTATGTCGCCTCACTGCTTGAAATATCAGAAATAGAACTTGCTGAAGTGACATACAAGAATGCGACCAAGCTGTTCTCTTATCATGGATCCAAAGTTCACAATGAAGTGGAAGCTGTGTGA
- the LOC4336745 gene encoding uncharacterized protein isoform X1: MAQAPARAASVVRLFDAHCHLQDPRVLSVAPSLIRAATAAGVARFAVNGTSEKDWHLVKQMAEEYPSVVPCFGLHPWWVPERSPDWMDSLRRFFAETPEAAVGEIGLDKGSHGKTIDFGEQVEVFQQQLELAKELNKPVSVHCVRAFGDLLEILKRTGPFPAGVLLHSYLGSAEMVSSLEILGCYFSLSGFLTGMKSTKAKKMLKSMPLDRILLETDAPDALPKLDDISLLAVPVDSSSADNGESKKDSNSRASTTSNESLNHPSNIHIVMKYVASLLEISEIELAEVTYKNATKLFSYHGSKVHNEVEAV; encoded by the exons ATGGCCCAGGCACCAGCGCGCGCCGCTTCCGTCGTGCGGCTCTTCGACGCGCACTGCCACCTGCAGGACCCGCGTGTGCTGTCCGTCGCCCCTTCCCTCAtacgcgccgccaccgccgccggcgtcgcgcgcTTCGCCGTCAACGGCACTTCCGAG AAAGACTGGCACCTGGTGAAGCAGATGGCCGAGGAGTACCCGTCCGTCGTCCCCTGCTTCGGCCTCCACCCATG GTGGGTACCGGAGAGATCGCCGGATTGGATGGATTCGCTCCGGCGGTTCTTCGCTGAAACACCAGAGGCGGCTGTTGGGGAG ATTGGTCTGGACAAAGGTTCACATGGAAAAACCATTGACTTTGGAGAACAG GTTGAAGTTTTCCAGCAGCAACTTGAACTTGCTAAGGAGTTGAACAAGCCTGTTTCTGTTCATTGTGTGCGCGCCTTTGGTGATCTTCTGGAGATACTAAA GAGAACTGGACCTTTCCCAGCTGGTGTGTTGCTGCATTCGTATCTAGGATCTGCAGAAATGGTGTCCAGCCTTGAAATTTTAGGCTGTTACTTTTCGTTGTCCGGCTTCCTTACAGGCATGAAATCCACGAAGGCAAAGAAAATGCTAAAATCA ATGCCCTTAGACAGAATTCTGCTAGAGACCGACGCACCGGATGCATTACCGAAATTGGATGATATTTCTCTATTAGCAGTACCTGTGGATAGCTCAAGTGCAGATAATGGAGAAAGTAAAAAAGATTCTAATTCACGGGCATCTACCACTTCAAATGAGTCTTTGAACCATCCATCTAATATCCACATT GTTATGAAGTATGTCGCCTCACTGCTTGAAATATCAGAAATAGAACTTGCTGAAGTGACATACAAGAATGCGACCAAGCTGTTCTCTTATCATGGATCCAAAGTTCACAATGAAGTGGAAGCTGTGTGA
- the LOC4336747 gene encoding transcription repressor OFP1: MSPSAAAKMRLGGGGGGGGFMLGCGCRDAKAVAVAVSATSPCSAATETSTATTATWRRARTHPSASASASTGTLTVPSASSSFLWDDADAEADGEEVDFKRESSATTPSFSGLLRQLNELEQSVMTWGWKSPRRGNHFSPPPPPPPPPPLPLRPVVLHRAVDAGGKRSNKEDDAKFSSPPPSSHCPTTQLHRKVKSVDQRNREDDEAHFAPPAPPPLPLPPQQLRNVKGVDKGGSKEDSKHCPPPPQAPKHRKTKSCDNNDGFTAGKLDGSLAVVKQSEDPRGDFRRSMLNMIVENRIVTGDELRELLHRFLELNAPHHHDAILRAFAEIWDEVFAGPDEPRHGPPRPPPRQRTPPRRRHPLPAWRL; the protein is encoded by the coding sequence ATGAGCCCCAGCGCCGCGGCCAAGatgcggctcggcggcggcggcggcggtggcggtttcATGCTCGGGTGCGGCTGCAGGGATGCCAAGGCTGTGGCAGTGGCGGTGTCCGCCACGTCGCCGTGTTCCGCCGCCACGGAGACGTCCACGGCCACCACGGCGACCTGGCGCAGGGCCCGGACGCacccgtcggcgtcggcgtcggcgtcgacgggCACGCTGACCGTGCCGTCCGCCTCGTCGTCCTTCCTGTGGGACGATGCCGACGCTGAGGCCGACGGCGAAGAGGTCGACTTCAAGCGGGAGAGCTCTGCGACCACGCCGAGCTTCTCCGGCCTTCTGCGGCAGCTGAACGAGCTCGAGCAGAGCGTCATGACGTGGGGGTGGAAGAGCCCTCGCCGCGGTAATCACttctcgccaccgccgccgcctcctccgccaccgccgttaCCTTTACGGCCAGTCGTCCTGCACCGAGCTGTGGACGCCGGCGGGAAGCGCAGCAACAAAGAAGACGATGCCAAGTTctcttcgccaccgccgtcttCCCATTGCCCGACGACCCAGCTGCACCGGAAGGTGAAGAGCGTTGACCAACGAAACAGAGAAGATGATGAAGCCCACTTCGCGCCACCGGCACCTCCGCCATtgcccttgccgccgcagcAGCTGCGGAACGTGAAGGGCGTGGACAAAGGCGGCAGCAAAGAAGACAGCAAGCACTGTCCGCCACCACCGCAGGCGCCGAAGCACCGGAAAACGAAGAGCTGCGACAACAACGACGGCTTCACCGCCGGAAAGCTCGACGGGAGCTTGGCGGTGGTGAAACAGTCCGAGGACCCACGCGGCGACTTCCGGCGGTCGATGCTGAACATGATCGTGGAGAACCGCATCGtgaccggcgacgagctccgggaGCTGCTCCACCGCTTCCTCGAGCTGAACGCGCCGCACCACCACGACGCCATCCTCCGGGCCTTCGCCGAGATCTGGGACGAGGTGTTCGCCGGGCCGGACGAGCCCCGTCACGGtcccccgaggccgccgccccggCAGAGaacgccacctcgccgccggcacccTCTACCGGCTTGGCGCCTGTAG
- the LOC4336748 gene encoding protein FATTY ACID EXPORT 4, chloroplastic — protein MTAPVTTTTSSLLLLHHPAAAIRSLPSPPRPSAVARPGRSRRRALLRCSAVSELAPTASAAYGALLLGGGAFAYVRSGSKGSIFGGLSGSALMGIAYYLMQSPETKALGDAVGFGSAFLFASVFGIRLYNTRKLVPSGLLLVLSLGALGVFYSAYMQDKV, from the exons ATGACGGCGCCggtgaccaccaccacctcctccctcctcctcctccaccaccctgCCGCCGCCATCCGTTCCCTTCCCTCGCCACCTCGTCCCAGTGCTGTGGCCCGTCCCGGCCGCAGCCGGCGTCGTGCCCTCCTCCGGTGTTCCGCGGTGTCCGAGCTCGCGCCCACCGCATCAGCCGCCtacggcgccctcctcctgggCGGCGGCGCCTTTGCAT ATGTGAGGTCGGGGAGTAAAGGCTCCATCTTTGGAGGACTGTCCGGATCCGCGCTTATGGGCATT GCTTATTATCTGATGCAATCACCTGAAACAAAGGCGTTAGGTGACGCTGTTGGATTTGGATCTGCCTTTCTGTTTGCCAGTGTTTTTG GTATAAGGCTGTACAATACCCGGAAACTGGTGCCCTCTGGTCTTCTTCTAGTTCTTTCGCTTGGTGCCTTGGGTGTCTTTTATTCTGCTTATATGCAAGACAAGGTGTGA